In one window of Streptomyces sp. NBC_01224 DNA:
- a CDS encoding AIM24 family protein, whose protein sequence is MSTPVVFDPMTLPSDDNVNSYTFCVELKGSQWFLQKGKMIAYYGRIEFNGIGHGRFERLIRTSFHSPLHASDWVVAEGSGKMLLADRAFDVNSYDLEDGNLTIRSGNLLAYQPTLALKQSIVPGFLTLIGTGKFVAASNGPVVFMEPPLRVDPQALVGWADCPSPCHHYDHGYMTGVMGGLRSLTGIGGTSGEEHQFEFVGAGTVLLQSTEILMPEQPTGATPAQAGVPGGAGQPGSAPRLPGQLGDLQRRFGL, encoded by the coding sequence GTGAGCACGCCCGTGGTCTTCGACCCGATGACGCTGCCGTCGGACGACAACGTCAACTCGTACACCTTCTGCGTGGAGCTCAAGGGGAGCCAGTGGTTCCTGCAGAAGGGCAAGATGATCGCCTATTACGGACGGATCGAGTTCAACGGCATCGGCCACGGCCGCTTCGAGCGGCTGATCCGTACGAGCTTCCACTCGCCGCTGCACGCGAGCGACTGGGTGGTGGCTGAAGGCAGCGGCAAGATGCTCCTCGCCGACCGCGCCTTCGACGTGAACTCGTACGACCTGGAGGACGGGAATCTGACGATCCGGTCCGGCAACCTCCTCGCGTACCAGCCGACCCTGGCACTCAAGCAGTCCATCGTGCCGGGCTTCCTGACACTGATCGGTACGGGAAAGTTCGTGGCCGCGTCCAACGGTCCGGTGGTCTTCATGGAGCCGCCCCTGCGGGTCGATCCGCAGGCGCTGGTGGGCTGGGCGGACTGCCCCTCGCCGTGCCACCACTACGACCATGGCTATATGACGGGCGTGATGGGCGGGCTCAGGTCGCTGACCGGGATCGGCGGGACATCGGGCGAGGAGCACCAGTTCGAGTTCGTCGGGGCGGGCACCGTGCTGCTCCAGTCGACCGAGATCCTGATGCCGGAGCAGCCGACGGGGGCGACGCCGGCGCAGGCCGGGGTGCCGGGTGGTGCGGGTCAACCCGGCTCCGCACCCCGTCTGCCCGGTCAGCTCGGGGACCTCCAGCGCCGCTTCGGTTTGTGA
- a CDS encoding response regulator transcription factor, whose translation MRLLIVEDEKRLAMSLAGGLTAEGFAVDVVHDGLEGLHRAAEGVYDLVVLDIMLPGMNGYRVCAALRAAGHEMPILMLTAKDGEYDEAEGLDTGADDYLTKPFSYVVLVARIRALLRRRGGGSGSPVVTVGSLRMDTAARRVHLGPAEITLTTKEFAVLEQLALRPGQVVSKADILEHVWDFAYDGDPNIVEVYVSALRRKLGAAAIRTVRGAGYRLEAL comes from the coding sequence ATGCGCCTGTTGATCGTGGAGGACGAGAAGCGGCTGGCGATGTCCCTGGCCGGGGGACTCACCGCCGAGGGCTTCGCCGTGGATGTCGTGCACGACGGTCTCGAAGGGCTGCACCGGGCGGCCGAGGGCGTGTACGACCTCGTCGTCCTCGACATCATGCTGCCCGGGATGAACGGCTACCGGGTCTGTGCCGCCCTGCGCGCCGCCGGCCATGAGATGCCGATCCTGATGCTGACGGCGAAGGACGGGGAGTACGACGAGGCGGAGGGCCTCGACACCGGGGCCGACGACTACCTGACCAAGCCCTTCTCGTACGTCGTGCTGGTGGCCAGGATCCGGGCGCTGCTGCGGCGCCGGGGCGGCGGCTCCGGCTCGCCGGTGGTCACCGTCGGCTCCCTGCGCATGGACACCGCCGCTCGTCGGGTGCATCTCGGTCCGGCCGAAATCACCCTCACCACCAAGGAGTTCGCGGTGCTGGAACAACTTGCGCTGAGGCCCGGGCAGGTGGTGAGCAAGGCGGACATCCTGGAACACGTCTGGGACTTCGCCTACGACGGCGATCCGAACATCGTCGAGGTGTACGTCAGCGCGCTGCGGCGCAAGCTCGGCGCGGCCGCCATCCGTACGGTGCGTGGCGCCGGATACCGGCTGGAGGCGCTGTGA
- the meaB gene encoding methylmalonyl Co-A mutase-associated GTPase MeaB produces MVDVPTLVEQARAGRPRAVARLISLVEGASPQLREVMAALAPLTGNAYVVGLTGSPGVGKSTSTSALVSAYRRAGKRVGVLAVDPSSPFSGGALLGDRVRMSEHASDPGVYIRSMATRGHLGGLAWSAPQAIRVLDAAGCEVILVETVGVGQSEVEIASQADTSVVLMAPGMGDGIQAAKAGILEIGDVYVVNKADRDGADATARELNHMLGLGESRGPGDWRPPIVKTVAARGEGIDEVVEALEKHRAWMEEHGVLAERRMARAAREVETIAVTRLRERIGDLHGDRHIGALAERIVAGSLDPYAAADELVAGLTGA; encoded by the coding sequence ATGGTGGACGTCCCCACCCTGGTCGAGCAGGCCCGTGCGGGCCGGCCGCGGGCCGTGGCCCGGCTCATCTCCCTGGTGGAGGGAGCGTCGCCGCAGCTGCGCGAGGTGATGGCGGCCCTGGCGCCGCTGACGGGCAACGCGTACGTCGTCGGCCTGACCGGCTCACCCGGTGTCGGCAAATCGACATCGACGTCGGCGCTGGTCTCGGCGTACCGGCGGGCAGGCAAGCGGGTCGGCGTCCTGGCCGTCGACCCGTCCTCGCCGTTCTCCGGCGGGGCGCTCCTCGGCGACCGGGTCCGGATGTCGGAGCACGCCTCCGACCCGGGCGTCTACATCCGCTCCATGGCCACCCGAGGACATCTGGGCGGTCTCGCCTGGTCGGCACCGCAGGCGATCCGGGTGCTGGACGCTGCGGGCTGCGAAGTGATCCTGGTGGAGACGGTCGGCGTCGGCCAGTCGGAGGTGGAGATCGCCTCCCAGGCCGACACCTCCGTCGTCCTGATGGCGCCCGGCATGGGCGACGGCATCCAGGCGGCGAAGGCCGGAATCCTGGAGATCGGCGATGTATACGTCGTCAACAAGGCCGACCGGGACGGCGCGGACGCCACCGCGCGCGAGCTCAACCACATGCTGGGCCTCGGCGAGTCCCGCGGTCCCGGCGACTGGCGGCCGCCGATCGTGAAGACGGTCGCCGCCCGGGGCGAGGGCATCGACGAGGTCGTCGAGGCGCTGGAGAAGCACCGGGCGTGGATGGAGGAGCACGGAGTGCTCGCCGAGCGGCGCATGGCCCGTGCGGCCCGCGAGGTCGAGACGATCGCCGTCACGCGGCTGCGTGAGCGCATCGGCGATCTGCACGGCGACCGCCACATCGGCGCGCTCGCCGAACGCATCGTGGCGGGGAGCCTCGACCCCTACGCGGCGGCGGACGAGCTCGTGGCAGGACTCACCGGGGCCTGA
- a CDS encoding protein kinase domain-containing protein: MLGPLREDSPRRIGPYAIQARLGAGGMGEVFLGTRDGGGEPVAVKTVRRDVAQDPGFLGRFRREITVARSVVGPHLAPLLDGDADAEVPWLATGYVAGPTLSAAVRRAGAMDEAETRMLGAGLARALAAVHAAGIVHRDVKPGNVMLASDGPRLIDFGIARDAGATPLTTTSRMVGSPAFMSPEHVAGSGRVVSASDVFCLASVLCYAATGRDPFGDGPVAAVLYRVKYVEADLGDVPEALRAVLEDCLVADPASRPTATELAQRLAPDAAARWPEPVEQHITEYERELARVMALGGPLLPGYTPTEAAAGIPAAPHQLPTQGTDFTPGLHIAPTQGPGLAQPPRRSRRALGAVLAALIVLGAATGGILAWRNNRTTPNEASPGGGSPAAARIVAGVDENGGPDGSGTVPYGRDVRPAGWTKSWQGKFSKSPIGCAAGRDVVVCRLVDGTYEAVSAADGRRMWTFDTGQSSNRAGWGPRGQFFMPADATRPTVYDDTVLLAAGERLRSLDAKTGTVRWETPSGGAHDLDSAPVVVDGLVFAATTSTPEDAALAAYDLRTGARKWQKPLAPQDISNAQKGNFWPVATDGTVVYAVGEDAPKAFRPKDGSLLGTAGGEAVQASGDRTNSGCGSLRVRGRYAFCDAYISNDDPSGFGDDVTVLRFAAGTLQTQGRVPVDSSLVAGAALTALGDRVITLRRSSEHESDVPDEIVVVGRDGGRALGRFPLGGKVAQGMSNPVSDPLIVADTVVWADSTTLYTVPIRPDGTLGSLTTTRIPGAPGPTRTPTYDSVTNGVDLEQELLDPQVLPVGGVVHVVYDDGTAVSVPLPK; encoded by the coding sequence ATGCTGGGTCCGCTGCGGGAGGACTCGCCCAGACGGATCGGTCCCTACGCGATACAGGCCCGGCTCGGCGCGGGCGGCATGGGAGAGGTCTTCCTCGGTACCCGGGACGGAGGCGGTGAACCGGTCGCCGTCAAGACGGTCCGCCGCGACGTGGCCCAGGACCCCGGCTTCCTGGGCCGCTTCCGACGGGAGATCACCGTCGCCCGGTCCGTCGTCGGCCCCCATCTCGCCCCGCTGCTCGACGGGGACGCCGACGCCGAAGTGCCCTGGCTCGCCACCGGATACGTGGCCGGCCCGACTCTGTCCGCCGCCGTCCGCAGGGCGGGCGCGATGGACGAGGCCGAGACACGGATGCTCGGTGCCGGACTGGCCCGCGCCCTGGCGGCCGTCCACGCGGCAGGGATCGTCCACCGCGATGTGAAACCCGGCAATGTGATGCTCGCGTCGGACGGTCCGCGGCTCATCGACTTCGGCATCGCCCGGGATGCCGGCGCGACCCCGCTCACCACCACCAGCCGCATGGTCGGCAGCCCCGCCTTCATGTCCCCGGAGCATGTGGCGGGCAGCGGACGCGTCGTATCCGCCTCCGACGTGTTCTGCCTTGCCTCCGTGCTCTGTTACGCGGCCACCGGACGCGATCCCTTCGGGGACGGACCGGTCGCCGCCGTGCTCTACCGGGTCAAGTACGTCGAGGCCGATCTCGGCGATGTGCCCGAAGCGCTGCGTGCCGTCCTGGAGGACTGCCTGGTCGCCGATCCCGCCTCCCGCCCCACCGCTACCGAACTCGCACAGCGGCTCGCCCCCGACGCGGCCGCACGGTGGCCGGAGCCGGTGGAGCAGCACATCACCGAGTACGAGCGTGAACTGGCCCGGGTCATGGCGCTGGGCGGCCCGCTTCTGCCCGGGTACACACCGACCGAGGCGGCCGCCGGAATCCCTGCCGCGCCCCACCAACTGCCCACCCAGGGGACCGACTTCACCCCGGGCCTGCACATCGCACCCACCCAGGGCCCCGGCCTCGCGCAGCCGCCGCGCCGCTCCCGCCGCGCCCTGGGCGCGGTCCTTGCCGCGCTGATCGTGCTGGGCGCGGCCACCGGGGGCATCCTGGCCTGGCGCAACAACCGCACCACGCCCAACGAGGCATCCCCCGGGGGCGGTTCACCCGCAGCCGCCAGGATCGTGGCCGGTGTGGACGAGAACGGCGGCCCGGACGGCTCGGGCACGGTCCCCTACGGCCGTGACGTCCGTCCGGCGGGGTGGACGAAGTCCTGGCAGGGCAAGTTCTCCAAGTCTCCGATCGGTTGTGCCGCAGGCCGTGATGTCGTGGTCTGCCGACTGGTCGACGGTACGTACGAGGCGGTGTCGGCGGCCGACGGTCGCCGGATGTGGACGTTCGACACCGGACAGAGTTCGAACAGGGCGGGCTGGGGGCCCCGCGGCCAGTTCTTCATGCCGGCCGATGCCACCCGGCCCACTGTGTACGACGACACCGTGTTGCTTGCCGCGGGCGAACGCCTGCGGTCGCTGGACGCGAAGACCGGTACGGTCCGTTGGGAGACCCCGTCCGGCGGCGCGCACGACCTGGACAGCGCGCCGGTCGTCGTCGACGGCCTGGTCTTCGCCGCGACCACCTCGACGCCTGAGGACGCGGCGCTCGCCGCGTACGACCTGAGGACCGGCGCCCGCAAGTGGCAGAAGCCGCTGGCCCCGCAGGACATCTCCAACGCCCAGAAGGGCAACTTCTGGCCGGTCGCCACCGATGGCACGGTGGTGTACGCGGTCGGCGAGGACGCACCGAAGGCCTTCCGGCCGAAGGACGGCTCGTTGCTGGGCACGGCCGGAGGCGAGGCTGTGCAAGCTTCCGGGGACAGGACGAATTCGGGGTGCGGGTCGCTCCGGGTGCGCGGCCGCTACGCCTTCTGCGACGCCTACATCTCCAACGACGACCCTTCCGGTTTCGGGGACGACGTGACCGTGCTGCGGTTCGCAGCCGGGACGCTCCAGACGCAGGGGCGGGTGCCGGTGGACTCCTCGCTCGTCGCCGGCGCGGCGCTGACGGCACTCGGCGACCGGGTCATCACGTTGCGGCGGAGCAGTGAGCACGAGTCGGACGTGCCGGACGAGATCGTCGTCGTGGGCCGCGACGGCGGCCGGGCGCTCGGCCGGTTCCCGCTCGGCGGAAAGGTGGCGCAGGGGATGAGCAACCCGGTCTCCGACCCGCTGATCGTCGCGGACACGGTGGTGTGGGCGGACAGCACGACGCTGTACACGGTCCCGATCCGCCCCGACGGCACCCTGGGTTCACTCACCACGACCCGGATTCCGGGCGCTCCGGGCCCGACCAGGACACCGACGTACGACTCCGTCACCAATGGCGTCGATCTGGAGCAGGAACTGCTCGACCCGCAGGTGCTGCCGGTCGGCGGTGTCGTGCATGTCGTGTACGACGACGGCACCGCGGTTTCGGTGCCGCTGCCCAAGTGA
- a CDS encoding MarR family winged helix-turn-helix transcriptional regulator: METETATRWLNDAEQCAWRTHLDVSRLLMHQLEKDLQPFGLTNNDYEILVNLSESDDQRMRMSDLAAATLQSKSRLSHQITRMESAGLVRRENCESDRRGLFAVLTDEGAEMMRKVAPHHVASVRKHFMDLLTPEALADLHAALTPVADHLRGRRGKA; encoded by the coding sequence ATGGAGACCGAGACGGCCACTCGCTGGCTGAACGACGCGGAGCAGTGCGCCTGGCGCACCCACCTGGACGTCAGCAGGCTGCTGATGCACCAGCTGGAGAAGGACCTCCAGCCGTTCGGCCTGACCAACAACGACTACGAGATCCTGGTCAACCTCTCGGAGTCGGACGACCAGCGCATGCGGATGAGCGACCTCGCCGCCGCGACGCTGCAGTCCAAGAGCAGGCTCTCGCACCAGATCACCCGCATGGAGAGCGCGGGACTGGTTCGCAGGGAGAACTGCGAGTCGGACCGGCGCGGACTGTTCGCGGTCCTCACCGATGAGGGTGCGGAGATGATGCGGAAGGTGGCGCCGCACCACGTGGCGTCGGTGCGCAAGCACTTCATGGACCTGTTGACGCCGGAGGCACTGGCGGACCTGCACGCGGCGCTGACACCGGTCGCGGATCATCTGCGGGGGCGCCGCGGCAAGGCGTGA
- a CDS encoding serine/threonine-protein kinase has translation MIEPLPAGRARLIGPYQLLGLLGAGGMGEVYLARPAGARDTLAGLVALKTMRPDLDLDDGFRIRFRREIDAAGAVRSPYTAALVGGDPSGRLPWLATEYVPGPSLAEAVTRGGPMPEQVVREMGADLARALADMHAVRVLHRDLKPGNVLLGADGPKVIDFGIAQAFDATQLTRTGVVVGSPGYISPEHVNGSRSLVPASDVFCLGAVLAYAATGRGPFDDSDMAAVIFRIAQGEAELSGVPPQLREVIEACLRGEAGSRPTPQQLVDMLLTGARAAVAAPGPFPWTESIRGLLAAHAAGARAAAEAAVPSVAAPPVPFHAPDHGGLALAPTPVVPVAVPGDRQGNRGLWIGLAAAAVVVCAVLGTVLLPGLFNGDGGNDNAGGAGAGGAAHPTASASDASRTKAGPAVIPGADAGHTGDFGAAAADLATRPAGWKAWTTSIEDGPAECVLADTSLVCGGPRGITLLDAANGKRRWQTPPGRTGTGPASVAAVIGTTVYAFQDGALLARGLADGAEQWREPLPGDARVTDSVQSGGVLYYATKVIGTGGAQILARELTGKHALKWHKTWDDPAADAALAFADGRLVAAGDGVTVLKGADGTRLSGIAAGDVLCRMPVLKGKELLCSGSNGLTVVDVTAPQSRRSIAAGVDIAYRPALSHDGKVVVSSRTRTYAFGLSDGRQYWATYEGGQGMDTVGRPSVAGDRALVVGGRKVEVIDMAAEGDPGWTGNPPTGWPEGKSVDPAYVSLVARGNVAFLAFRDGTVLSYAP, from the coding sequence GTGATCGAGCCGCTTCCGGCAGGCCGGGCCCGGCTGATCGGCCCGTACCAGCTGCTCGGACTGCTGGGCGCGGGTGGTATGGGCGAGGTGTACCTGGCCCGGCCGGCAGGTGCGCGCGACACCCTCGCCGGGCTGGTCGCGCTGAAGACCATGCGCCCGGATCTCGACCTCGACGACGGCTTCCGGATCCGCTTCCGCAGGGAGATCGACGCGGCGGGTGCCGTGCGCAGTCCGTACACCGCGGCCCTCGTCGGCGGTGACCCGAGCGGCCGGCTGCCCTGGCTGGCGACCGAGTACGTCCCCGGCCCCTCGCTCGCCGAGGCGGTGACCCGAGGCGGGCCGATGCCCGAGCAGGTCGTACGGGAGATGGGCGCCGACCTCGCCCGCGCGCTCGCCGACATGCACGCCGTACGCGTACTCCACCGCGACCTCAAGCCCGGCAATGTGCTGCTCGGCGCCGACGGGCCGAAGGTGATCGACTTCGGCATCGCGCAGGCCTTCGACGCCACCCAACTGACGCGGACCGGTGTCGTGGTGGGCAGCCCCGGCTACATCTCGCCCGAGCACGTCAACGGCTCACGCTCCCTCGTACCGGCGTCCGATGTGTTCTGTCTCGGCGCGGTGCTTGCCTACGCGGCGACCGGGAGGGGGCCGTTCGACGACTCCGACATGGCGGCCGTGATCTTCCGGATCGCCCAGGGCGAGGCCGAACTGTCGGGCGTACCACCGCAGTTGCGTGAGGTGATCGAGGCGTGTCTGCGTGGTGAGGCAGGATCCCGGCCGACTCCGCAGCAGCTCGTCGACATGCTGTTGACCGGAGCGCGAGCGGCCGTGGCGGCGCCCGGGCCGTTTCCCTGGACGGAATCGATACGCGGACTGCTCGCCGCGCACGCGGCCGGGGCGCGCGCCGCCGCGGAGGCGGCTGTGCCGTCGGTTGCCGCACCACCGGTCCCGTTCCATGCCCCGGACCACGGTGGGCTCGCGCTCGCCCCGACACCCGTTGTGCCGGTGGCCGTACCGGGGGACCGGCAGGGGAACAGGGGACTGTGGATCGGGTTGGCGGCGGCGGCCGTGGTGGTGTGCGCGGTGCTGGGGACGGTATTGCTGCCGGGGCTCTTCAACGGGGACGGTGGCAACGACAACGCGGGAGGCGCCGGCGCCGGCGGCGCGGCGCATCCGACCGCTTCCGCCTCGGACGCGTCGCGGACCAAGGCGGGGCCCGCGGTCATACCCGGCGCGGACGCGGGGCACACCGGCGACTTCGGAGCGGCCGCCGCGGATCTCGCCACCAGACCGGCGGGCTGGAAGGCATGGACGACCAGCATCGAGGACGGTCCGGCGGAGTGCGTACTCGCGGACACGTCACTGGTCTGCGGCGGCCCACGCGGCATCACCTTGCTGGACGCGGCGAACGGAAAGCGGCGCTGGCAGACCCCACCGGGAAGGACGGGGACCGGCCCGGCCTCGGTGGCCGCAGTCATCGGCACAACCGTGTACGCCTTCCAGGACGGTGCCCTGCTGGCACGTGGCCTCGCCGACGGGGCCGAGCAGTGGCGGGAACCGCTGCCCGGCGACGCCCGGGTGACCGATTCCGTCCAGTCCGGTGGAGTTCTCTACTACGCGACGAAGGTTATCGGCACGGGCGGCGCCCAGATCCTCGCCCGTGAGCTCACCGGCAAGCACGCACTCAAGTGGCACAAGACGTGGGACGACCCGGCCGCCGACGCCGCACTGGCCTTCGCCGACGGCCGGCTCGTCGCGGCAGGCGACGGAGTCACCGTCCTGAAGGGTGCGGACGGCACGCGGCTGAGTGGCATCGCAGCCGGTGACGTCTTGTGCCGTATGCCGGTCCTGAAGGGAAAGGAACTCCTCTGCTCCGGCTCGAACGGCCTGACGGTCGTCGACGTGACGGCCCCGCAGAGCCGCCGGTCGATCGCCGCGGGCGTGGACATCGCCTACCGGCCCGCACTCTCACATGACGGCAAGGTCGTGGTGAGCAGCCGGACGAGGACGTACGCGTTCGGCCTGTCCGACGGGCGGCAGTACTGGGCGACGTACGAAGGCGGCCAGGGCATGGACACCGTCGGCAGGCCGTCCGTGGCCGGCGACAGGGCCCTCGTCGTGGGCGGGCGCAAGGTGGAGGTCATCGACATGGCCGCCGAAGGGGATCCGGGCTGGACCGGCAACCCGCCGACCGGCTGGCCCGAGGGCAAGTCGGTCGATCCGGCGTACGTCTCGCTCGTCGCGCGGGGGAACGTCGCCTTCCTGGCCTTCAGGGACGGGACGGTCCTGTCCTACGCGCCCTGA
- a CDS encoding sensor histidine kinase, giving the protein MRSVRARAALGATVVVAVALVGAGLAVLLVLRANLTDQAGLQAEVAAREVAGQLALDVPYDRLEMREEEDHPVQVTDEDGRVVAVSKDLEAISGTGTDQVEPASSPAAGSSSGSDDDGRDDDDGDDNGGHGIPGRGEVDSGDPDFSNGTATVDGDTADYRFASVRATTSAGVTLTVHAGAPLAAEQEAVGTVRGAMLIGLPVLLLVVAGVTWLVTRRALRPVEGIRREMAAITASEDLRRRVPEPGSRDEIARLARTTNETLTALEASVDRQRRFVADASHELRSPIASLRTQLEVGAAHPELLDVPGAVADTVRLQALAADLLLLARLDAGERPGRTTLDLGALVHEEVSQRTGDRIPVAVSVPDSGAFEVAGSRGQLARVIGNLLDNAERHAERTVAVSLRAERGGVVVEVTDDGAGVPPGERERIFERFVRLDDARTRDEGGAGLGLAIARDVAARHGGRLTVDGAPEGGARFGLWLPSAG; this is encoded by the coding sequence GTGAGATCGGTACGGGCCAGGGCCGCACTCGGTGCCACGGTCGTGGTCGCCGTCGCACTGGTCGGGGCCGGGCTCGCCGTACTCCTCGTCCTGCGCGCCAACCTCACCGATCAGGCGGGGCTGCAGGCCGAGGTGGCGGCCCGCGAGGTGGCCGGCCAGCTGGCCCTCGATGTGCCGTACGACCGGCTGGAGATGCGCGAGGAGGAGGACCATCCGGTCCAGGTGACCGACGAGGACGGGCGCGTGGTGGCCGTCTCCAAGGACCTGGAGGCGATCTCCGGCACCGGAACGGACCAGGTCGAGCCGGCCTCGTCACCGGCCGCGGGAAGTTCTTCCGGTTCCGACGACGACGGACGCGATGACGACGACGGCGACGACAACGGCGGTCACGGCATCCCAGGCCGCGGTGAAGTCGACTCCGGGGACCCGGACTTCAGCAACGGCACCGCCACCGTCGACGGAGACACGGCCGACTACCGCTTCGCGTCGGTCCGGGCGACCACCTCGGCCGGGGTGACCCTGACCGTCCACGCGGGCGCCCCGCTGGCCGCCGAGCAGGAGGCCGTGGGCACTGTGCGCGGGGCGATGCTGATCGGGCTGCCGGTGCTGCTGCTCGTCGTTGCCGGGGTCACCTGGCTGGTGACCCGGCGGGCGCTGCGCCCGGTCGAGGGAATCCGGCGCGAGATGGCCGCGATCACCGCGTCCGAGGATCTGAGACGGCGGGTGCCTGAGCCCGGTTCGCGCGACGAGATCGCCCGGCTGGCCCGTACCACGAACGAGACCCTGACGGCCCTTGAGGCATCGGTGGACCGACAGCGGCGCTTCGTGGCGGACGCCTCGCACGAACTGCGAAGCCCGATCGCCTCCCTGCGCACCCAGCTGGAGGTGGGCGCCGCGCATCCGGAACTGCTGGACGTGCCGGGCGCCGTCGCCGACACCGTACGACTGCAGGCGCTGGCGGCCGATCTGCTGCTGCTGGCCCGGTTGGACGCGGGTGAGCGGCCGGGCCGTACGACGCTGGACCTGGGCGCGCTGGTCCACGAGGAGGTCTCGCAGCGCACCGGCGACCGGATTCCGGTGGCGGTGTCCGTGCCGGACTCCGGTGCGTTCGAAGTGGCCGGTTCGCGTGGGCAGTTGGCGCGGGTGATCGGCAATCTGCTGGACAACGCCGAGCGTCATGCGGAGCGCACGGTGGCGGTCTCGCTGCGTGCGGAGCGGGGCGGGGTGGTCGTCGAGGTCACCGACGACGGGGCGGGGGTGCCACCGGGCGAGCGCGAGCGGATCTTCGAACGTTTCGTACGCCTCGACGACGCCCGTACGCGGGACGAGGGCGGCGCCGGTCTCGGCCTGGCCATCGCCCGTGACGTCGCGGCCCGGCACGGCGGCCGGCTGACGGTGGACGGTGCGCCGGAGGGCGGCGCGCGGTTCGGGCTGTGGCTGCCGAGCGCCGGTTGA
- a CDS encoding PepSY domain-containing protein: MKRKIVIAAVTAAVLVGGTAATAVAFTDDDSQDRGTRSGAAGGSTARVGVADATAAAVGAVPGTVTEAELDDEGGGPVWEIDVYGSDKVWHDVTVDAGSGKVLGKHVSDDNDDDRDRHAPRSAGVSLDAAVDAALKATPGTVTSIELDDSDGRSGGALHWEVDVRGKDGKRHELNVDARTAKVTADRSDDGHDRHDDDHGDDRDDHDDD, translated from the coding sequence ATGAAGCGCAAGATCGTCATCGCCGCCGTCACCGCGGCCGTGCTCGTCGGCGGCACAGCCGCCACGGCCGTCGCCTTCACGGACGACGACAGCCAGGACCGCGGCACCAGGAGCGGCGCGGCGGGCGGCAGCACCGCCCGCGTCGGCGTCGCGGACGCGACCGCGGCCGCCGTCGGGGCCGTTCCGGGCACGGTCACCGAGGCCGAGCTGGACGACGAGGGCGGCGGGCCGGTCTGGGAGATCGATGTGTACGGCTCCGACAAGGTCTGGCACGACGTGACGGTGGACGCGGGCAGCGGCAAGGTGCTCGGCAAGCACGTCTCCGACGACAACGACGACGATCGCGACCGGCATGCGCCCAGGTCGGCCGGCGTCTCGCTGGACGCGGCGGTCGACGCCGCGCTCAAGGCGACGCCCGGGACCGTGACGTCGATCGAACTGGACGACAGCGACGGCCGGAGCGGCGGGGCGCTGCACTGGGAGGTCGACGTCCGGGGCAAGGACGGCAAGCGGCACGAGCTGAACGTCGACGCCAGGACGGCCAAGGTCACGGCGGACCGGTCGGACGACGGCCATGACCGTCATGACGACGACCACGGGGACGACCGGGACGACCACGACGACGACTGA